A single region of the Verrucomicrobiota bacterium genome encodes:
- a CDS encoding Uma2 family endonuclease produces the protein MKTIERPMTLEEFDALPESNRPAQLIEGHLVAAPAPDRFHQRLSGAIYVAVYLHLEAHPDRGEVYQAPFEVQFPGVNVYQPDVMFFTRAHLGRLTDKRAVGAPDLVVEILSPSTARYDTGKKREVYARFGVAELWIVDPPRRSVSVYGLGQDPDQPLRVLKHSDVLRTALLPGFELPLSRVFGREH, from the coding sequence ATGAAAACGATCGAACGCCCGATGACCCTCGAAGAGTTCGACGCGCTGCCGGAAAGCAATCGGCCCGCCCAGTTGATTGAGGGACACTTGGTCGCGGCGCCGGCACCGGACCGTTTTCACCAACGCCTTTCAGGGGCGATCTATGTGGCGGTCTACCTCCACCTGGAGGCTCATCCCGATCGAGGTGAGGTGTACCAAGCACCCTTCGAGGTCCAGTTCCCGGGCGTCAACGTCTACCAGCCCGACGTGATGTTTTTCACCCGAGCGCACCTGGGCCGGCTTACCGATAAGCGCGCGGTGGGCGCTCCGGATCTCGTCGTCGAGATCCTTTCGCCCTCCACTGCACGGTATGACACCGGCAAAAAGCGCGAAGTTTACGCGCGTTTTGGCGTCGCCGAGCTTTGGATTGTGGATCCCCCGCGTCGTAGCGTCAGTGTGTACGGGTTGGGTCAGGATCCCGACCAACCGCTGCGGGTGCTCAAACACAGCGACGTATTAAGGACCGCCCTGTTGCCCGGCTTTGAATTACCACTGAGCCGCGTGTTTGGCCGCGAGCATTGA